From a single Chlorocebus sabaeus isolate Y175 chromosome X, mChlSab1.0.hap1, whole genome shotgun sequence genomic region:
- the LAS1L gene encoding ribosomal biogenesis protein LAS1L isoform X5, giving the protein MSWESGAGPGLGSQGMDLVWSAWYGKCFKGKGSLPLWAHGIVVAWLSRAEWDQVTVYLFCDDHKLQRYALNRITVWRSRSGNELPLAVASTADLIRCKLLDVTGGLGTDELRLLYGMALVRFVNLISERKTKFAKVPLKCLAQEVNIPDWIVDLRHELTHKKMPHINDCRRGCYFVLDWLQKTYWCRQLENSLRETWELEEFREGIEEEDQEEDKNIVVDDITEQKPEPQDNGKSAESDVKADGDSKGSEEVDSHCKKALSHKELYERARELLVSYEEEQFTVLEKFRYLPKAIKAWNNPSPRVECVLAELKGVTCENREAVLDAFLDDGFLVPTFEQLAALQIEYEDGQTEVQRGEGTDPKSHKNVDLNDVLVPKPFSQFWQPLLRGLHSQNFTQALLERMLSELPALGISGIRPTYILRWTVELIVANTKTGRNARRFSAGQWEARRGWRLFNCSASLDWPRMVESCLGSPCWASPQLLRIACRVEAAGLGEVWTTEIFSQPKHTRGMRDMPAVTAAHLASLHPISTASAPGQPSPTLASTVGTGSSLVSLPPGCLSRPASTWSPW; this is encoded by the exons ATGTCGTGGGAATCCGGGGCCGGGCCAGGTCTGGGTTCCCAGGGGATGGATCTCGTGTGGAGTGCGTGGTACGGAAAGTGCTTCAAAGGGAAAGGGTCGTTGCCACTCTGGGCCCACGGCATCGTGGTCGCCTGGCTCAGCAGGGCCGAGTGGGACCAGGTGACCGTTTATCTGTTCTGTGACGACCATAAGTTGCAGCGGTACGCGCTTAACCGCATCACGGTGTGGAGGAGCAG GTCAGGCAACGAACTCCCTCTGGCAGTGGCTTCTACTGCTGACCTGATACGCTGTAAGCTCTTGGATGTAACTGGTGGCTTGGGCACTGATGAACTTAGACTGCTCTATGGCATGGCATTGGTCAG GTTTGTGAATCTTATCTCGGAGAGGAAGACAAAGTTTGCCAAGGTCCCCCTCAAGTGTCTGGCTCAAGAG GTAAACATTCCGGATTGGATTGTTGACCTTCGCCATGAGTTGACCCATAAGAAAATGCCCCATATAAATGACTGCCGCAGAG GCTGCTACTTTGTCCTAGATTGGCTCCAGAAGACCTATTGGTGCCGCCAACTGGAGAACAGCCTGAGAGAGACCTGGGAGTTGGAGGAGTTCAGggaagggatagaggaagaggaTCAAGAGGAAGATAAGAACATTGTTGTTGATGACATCACAGAACAGAAACCAGAGCCTCAGGATAATGGGAAAAGTGCGGAGTCAGATGTAAAGGCCGATGGAGACAGCAAAGGCAGCGAAGAGGTGGATTCTCATTGCAAAAAGGCCCTGAGTCATAAAGAGCTATATG AAAGAGCCCGAGAACTGCTGGTATCATATGAAGAGGAGCAGTTTACG GTGCTGGAGAAATTTAGGTATTTACCTAAGGCCATTAAGGCGTGGAATAACCCGTCCCCACGTGTAGAATGTGTCCTGGCAGAGCTCAAGGGCGTTACATGCGAGAACAG GGAGGCTGTGCTGGATGCTTTTCTGGATGATGGCTTCCTTGTCCCCACATTTGAACAGTTGGCAGCTTTGCAGATAGAGTATGAAG ATGGTCagactgaggtccagagaggggaAGGTACtgacccaaagtcacaca AAAACGTGGACTTGAATGACGTCCTGGTGCCAAAGCCGTTCTCTCAGTTCTGGCAGCCCCTGCTCAGGGGCCTGCACTCCCAGAACTTCACGCAGGCCCTATTGGAGAGGATGCTCTCTGAACTGCCAGCCTTGGGGATCAGCGGGATCCGGCCTACCTACATCCTCAGATGGACCGTTGAACTGATCGTGGCCAACACCAAGACTG gaCGGAATGCTCGCCGATTTTCTGCAGGCCAGTGGGAAGCAAGAAGGGGCTGGAGGCTGTTCAACTGCTCCGCCTCCCTTGACTGGCCCCGGATGGTTGAGTCCTGCTTGGGCTCACCTTGCTGGGCCAGCCCCCAACTCCTTCGGAT TGCCTGCAGAGTGGAAGCTGCTGGTCTTGGAGAAGTCTGGACCACAGAGATCTTCTCCCAACCCAAGCATACCAGAGGGATGCGAGACATGCCAGCAGTAACAGCGGCTCACTTGG CTTCACTCCATCCCATCTCCACTGCCAGTGCCCCAGGTCAGCCCTCCCCGACTCTGGCCTCAACTGTCGGAACAGGCTCCTccctggtctccctgcctccaggcTGCCTGTCCAGGCCAGCTTCCACATGGTCACCATGGTGA
- the LAS1L gene encoding ribosomal biogenesis protein LAS1L isoform X6, giving the protein MSWESGAGPGLGSQGMDLVWSAWYGKCFKGKGSLPLWAHGIVVAWLSRAEWDQVTVYLFCDDHKLQRYALNRITVWRSRSGNELPLAVASTADLIRCKLLDVTGGLGTDELRLLYGMALVRFVNLISERKTKFAKVPLKCLAQEVNIPDWIVDLRHELTHKKMPHINDCRRGCYFVLDWLQKTYWCRQLENSLRETWELEEFREGIEEEDQEEDKNIVVDDITEQKPEPQDNGKSAESDVKADGDSKGSEEVDSHCKKALSHKELYERARELLVSYEEEQFTVLEKFRYLPKAIKAWNNPSPRVECVLAELKGVTCENREAVLDAFLDDGFLVPTFEQLAALQIEYEDGQTEVQRGEGTDPKSHKNVDLNDVLVPKPFSQFWQPLLRGLHSQNFTQALLERMLSELPALGISGIRPTYILRWTVELIVANTKTGRNARRFSAGQWEARRGWRLFNCSASLDWPRMVESCLGSPCWASPQLLRIPGS; this is encoded by the exons ATGTCGTGGGAATCCGGGGCCGGGCCAGGTCTGGGTTCCCAGGGGATGGATCTCGTGTGGAGTGCGTGGTACGGAAAGTGCTTCAAAGGGAAAGGGTCGTTGCCACTCTGGGCCCACGGCATCGTGGTCGCCTGGCTCAGCAGGGCCGAGTGGGACCAGGTGACCGTTTATCTGTTCTGTGACGACCATAAGTTGCAGCGGTACGCGCTTAACCGCATCACGGTGTGGAGGAGCAG GTCAGGCAACGAACTCCCTCTGGCAGTGGCTTCTACTGCTGACCTGATACGCTGTAAGCTCTTGGATGTAACTGGTGGCTTGGGCACTGATGAACTTAGACTGCTCTATGGCATGGCATTGGTCAG GTTTGTGAATCTTATCTCGGAGAGGAAGACAAAGTTTGCCAAGGTCCCCCTCAAGTGTCTGGCTCAAGAG GTAAACATTCCGGATTGGATTGTTGACCTTCGCCATGAGTTGACCCATAAGAAAATGCCCCATATAAATGACTGCCGCAGAG GCTGCTACTTTGTCCTAGATTGGCTCCAGAAGACCTATTGGTGCCGCCAACTGGAGAACAGCCTGAGAGAGACCTGGGAGTTGGAGGAGTTCAGggaagggatagaggaagaggaTCAAGAGGAAGATAAGAACATTGTTGTTGATGACATCACAGAACAGAAACCAGAGCCTCAGGATAATGGGAAAAGTGCGGAGTCAGATGTAAAGGCCGATGGAGACAGCAAAGGCAGCGAAGAGGTGGATTCTCATTGCAAAAAGGCCCTGAGTCATAAAGAGCTATATG AAAGAGCCCGAGAACTGCTGGTATCATATGAAGAGGAGCAGTTTACG GTGCTGGAGAAATTTAGGTATTTACCTAAGGCCATTAAGGCGTGGAATAACCCGTCCCCACGTGTAGAATGTGTCCTGGCAGAGCTCAAGGGCGTTACATGCGAGAACAG GGAGGCTGTGCTGGATGCTTTTCTGGATGATGGCTTCCTTGTCCCCACATTTGAACAGTTGGCAGCTTTGCAGATAGAGTATGAAG ATGGTCagactgaggtccagagaggggaAGGTACtgacccaaagtcacaca AAAACGTGGACTTGAATGACGTCCTGGTGCCAAAGCCGTTCTCTCAGTTCTGGCAGCCCCTGCTCAGGGGCCTGCACTCCCAGAACTTCACGCAGGCCCTATTGGAGAGGATGCTCTCTGAACTGCCAGCCTTGGGGATCAGCGGGATCCGGCCTACCTACATCCTCAGATGGACCGTTGAACTGATCGTGGCCAACACCAAGACTG gaCGGAATGCTCGCCGATTTTCTGCAGGCCAGTGGGAAGCAAGAAGGGGCTGGAGGCTGTTCAACTGCTCCGCCTCCCTTGACTGGCCCCGGATGGTTGAGTCCTGCTTGGGCTCACCTTGCTGGGCCAGCCCCCAACTCCTTCGGAT CCCGGGTAGCTGA
- the LAS1L gene encoding ribosomal biogenesis protein LAS1L isoform X2 — MSWESGAGPGLGSQGMDLVWSAWYGKCFKGKGSLPLWAHGIVVAWLSRAEWDQVTVYLFCDDHKLQRYALNRITVWRSRSGNELPLAVASTADLIRCKLLDVTGGLGTDELRLLYGMALVRFVNLISERKTKFAKVPLKCLAQEVNIPDWIVDLRHELTHKKMPHINDCRRGCYFVLDWLQKTYWCRQLENSLRETWELEEFREGIEEEDQEEDKNIVVDDITEQKPEPQDNGKSAESDVKADGDSKGSEEVDSHCKKALSHKELYERARELLVSYEEEQFTVLEKFRYLPKAIKAWNNPSPRVECVLAELKGVTCENREAVLDAFLDDGFLVPTFEQLAALQIEYEDGQTEVQRGEGTDPKSHKNVDLNDVLVPKPFSQFWQPLLRGLHSQNFTQALLERMLSELPALGISGIRPTYILRWTVELIVANTKTGRNARRFSAGQWEARRGWRLFNCSASLDWPRMVESCLGSPCWASPQLLRIIFKAMGQGLPDEEQEKLLRICSIYTQSGENSLVQEGSEASPIGKSPYTLDSLYWSIKPASSSFGSEAKAQQQEEQGNVNDVKEEEKEENEVLPDQVEEEEENDDQVEEEEDEDDDEDDDDEDEEEDRMEVGPFSTGQESPTAENARLLAQKRGALQGSAWQVSSDVRWDTFPLGRMPGQTEDPAELMLENYDTMYLLDQPVLEQRLEPSTCKTDTLGLSCGVGSGNCTNSSSSNFEGLLWSQGQLHGLKTGLQLF; from the exons ATGTCGTGGGAATCCGGGGCCGGGCCAGGTCTGGGTTCCCAGGGGATGGATCTCGTGTGGAGTGCGTGGTACGGAAAGTGCTTCAAAGGGAAAGGGTCGTTGCCACTCTGGGCCCACGGCATCGTGGTCGCCTGGCTCAGCAGGGCCGAGTGGGACCAGGTGACCGTTTATCTGTTCTGTGACGACCATAAGTTGCAGCGGTACGCGCTTAACCGCATCACGGTGTGGAGGAGCAG GTCAGGCAACGAACTCCCTCTGGCAGTGGCTTCTACTGCTGACCTGATACGCTGTAAGCTCTTGGATGTAACTGGTGGCTTGGGCACTGATGAACTTAGACTGCTCTATGGCATGGCATTGGTCAG GTTTGTGAATCTTATCTCGGAGAGGAAGACAAAGTTTGCCAAGGTCCCCCTCAAGTGTCTGGCTCAAGAG GTAAACATTCCGGATTGGATTGTTGACCTTCGCCATGAGTTGACCCATAAGAAAATGCCCCATATAAATGACTGCCGCAGAG GCTGCTACTTTGTCCTAGATTGGCTCCAGAAGACCTATTGGTGCCGCCAACTGGAGAACAGCCTGAGAGAGACCTGGGAGTTGGAGGAGTTCAGggaagggatagaggaagaggaTCAAGAGGAAGATAAGAACATTGTTGTTGATGACATCACAGAACAGAAACCAGAGCCTCAGGATAATGGGAAAAGTGCGGAGTCAGATGTAAAGGCCGATGGAGACAGCAAAGGCAGCGAAGAGGTGGATTCTCATTGCAAAAAGGCCCTGAGTCATAAAGAGCTATATG AAAGAGCCCGAGAACTGCTGGTATCATATGAAGAGGAGCAGTTTACG GTGCTGGAGAAATTTAGGTATTTACCTAAGGCCATTAAGGCGTGGAATAACCCGTCCCCACGTGTAGAATGTGTCCTGGCAGAGCTCAAGGGCGTTACATGCGAGAACAG GGAGGCTGTGCTGGATGCTTTTCTGGATGATGGCTTCCTTGTCCCCACATTTGAACAGTTGGCAGCTTTGCAGATAGAGTATGAAG ATGGTCagactgaggtccagagaggggaAGGTACtgacccaaagtcacaca AAAACGTGGACTTGAATGACGTCCTGGTGCCAAAGCCGTTCTCTCAGTTCTGGCAGCCCCTGCTCAGGGGCCTGCACTCCCAGAACTTCACGCAGGCCCTATTGGAGAGGATGCTCTCTGAACTGCCAGCCTTGGGGATCAGCGGGATCCGGCCTACCTACATCCTCAGATGGACCGTTGAACTGATCGTGGCCAACACCAAGACTG gaCGGAATGCTCGCCGATTTTCTGCAGGCCAGTGGGAAGCAAGAAGGGGCTGGAGGCTGTTCAACTGCTCCGCCTCCCTTGACTGGCCCCGGATGGTTGAGTCCTGCTTGGGCTCACCTTGCTGGGCCAGCCCCCAACTCCTTCGGAT CATCTTCAAAGCCATGGGGCAGGGCCTGCCAGACGAGGAGCAGGAGAAGCTGCTGCGCATCTGTTCCATTTATACCCAGAGTGGAGAAAACAGCCTGGTGCAGGAGGGCTCTGAGGCCTCCCCCATTGGGAAGTCTCCATATACACTAGACAGCCTGTATTGGAGCATCAAACCAGCCAGCTCCAGCTTCGGGTCTGAAGCAAAGGCCcagcagcaggaggagcaggGCAATGTTAATGATgtcaaggaagaggagaaggaggagaacgAGGTCTTGCCAGACCaggtagaggaggaggaagaaaatgatgaccaagtggaggaagaggaggatgaagatgatgatgaagacgatgatgatgaagatgaagaggaagacagaatggaggtggggcctttctCTACAGGGCAAGAGTCCCCCACTGCCGAGAATGCTAGGCTTCTGGCCCAGAAAAGAGGAGCTTTGCAGGGCTCTGCATGGCAGGTTAGCTCAG ACGTGCGATGGGACACATTTCCCCTAGGCCGAATGCCAGGTCAGACCGAGGACCCAGCAGAGCTCATGCTGGAGAATTATGACACCATGTATCTTTTGGACCAGCCTGTGCTAGAGCAGCGGCTGGAACCCTCAACATGCAAGACTGA CACCTTGGGCCTGAGCTGTGGTGTCGGCAGTGGCAACTGcaccaacagcagcagcagcaacttcGAGGGCCTTCTCTGGAGCCAGGGGCAGCTGCATGGGCTCAAAACCGGCCTGCAGCTCTTCTGA
- the LAS1L gene encoding ribosomal biogenesis protein LAS1L isoform X4, protein MSWESGAGPGLGSQGMDLVWSAWYGKCFKGKGSLPLWAHGIVVAWLSRAEWDQVTVYLFCDDHKLQRYALNRITVWRSRSGNELPLAVASTADLIRCKLLDVTGGLGTDELRLLYGMALVRFVNLISERKTKFAKVPLKCLAQEVNIPDWIVDLRHELTHKKMPHINDCRRGCYFVLDWLQKTYWCRQLENSLRETWELEEFREGIEEEDQEEDKNIVVDDITEQKPEPQDNGKSAESDVKADGDSKGSEEVDSHCKKALSHKELYERARELLVSYEEEQFTVLEKFRYLPKAIKAWNNPSPRVECVLAELKGVTCENREAVLDAFLDDGFLVPTFEQLAALQIEYEENVDLNDVLVPKPFSQFWQPLLRGLHSQNFTQALLERMLSELPALGISGIRPTYILRWTVELIVANTKTGRNARRFSAGQWEARRGWRLFNCSASLDWPRMVESCLGSPCWASPQLLRIIFKAMGQGLPDEEQEKLLRICSIYTQSGENSLVQEGSEASPIGKSPYTLDSLYWSIKPASSSFGSEAKAQQQEEQGNVNDVKEEEKEENEVLPDQVEEEEENDDQVEEEEDEDDDEDDDDEDEEEDRMEVGPFSTGQESPTAENARLLAQKRGALQGSAWQVSSDVRWDTFPLGRMPGQTEDPAELMLENYDTMYLLDQPVLEQRLEPSTCKTDTLGLSCGVGSGNCTNSSSSNFEGLLWSQGQLHGLKTGLQLF, encoded by the exons ATGTCGTGGGAATCCGGGGCCGGGCCAGGTCTGGGTTCCCAGGGGATGGATCTCGTGTGGAGTGCGTGGTACGGAAAGTGCTTCAAAGGGAAAGGGTCGTTGCCACTCTGGGCCCACGGCATCGTGGTCGCCTGGCTCAGCAGGGCCGAGTGGGACCAGGTGACCGTTTATCTGTTCTGTGACGACCATAAGTTGCAGCGGTACGCGCTTAACCGCATCACGGTGTGGAGGAGCAG GTCAGGCAACGAACTCCCTCTGGCAGTGGCTTCTACTGCTGACCTGATACGCTGTAAGCTCTTGGATGTAACTGGTGGCTTGGGCACTGATGAACTTAGACTGCTCTATGGCATGGCATTGGTCAG GTTTGTGAATCTTATCTCGGAGAGGAAGACAAAGTTTGCCAAGGTCCCCCTCAAGTGTCTGGCTCAAGAG GTAAACATTCCGGATTGGATTGTTGACCTTCGCCATGAGTTGACCCATAAGAAAATGCCCCATATAAATGACTGCCGCAGAG GCTGCTACTTTGTCCTAGATTGGCTCCAGAAGACCTATTGGTGCCGCCAACTGGAGAACAGCCTGAGAGAGACCTGGGAGTTGGAGGAGTTCAGggaagggatagaggaagaggaTCAAGAGGAAGATAAGAACATTGTTGTTGATGACATCACAGAACAGAAACCAGAGCCTCAGGATAATGGGAAAAGTGCGGAGTCAGATGTAAAGGCCGATGGAGACAGCAAAGGCAGCGAAGAGGTGGATTCTCATTGCAAAAAGGCCCTGAGTCATAAAGAGCTATATG AAAGAGCCCGAGAACTGCTGGTATCATATGAAGAGGAGCAGTTTACG GTGCTGGAGAAATTTAGGTATTTACCTAAGGCCATTAAGGCGTGGAATAACCCGTCCCCACGTGTAGAATGTGTCCTGGCAGAGCTCAAGGGCGTTACATGCGAGAACAG GGAGGCTGTGCTGGATGCTTTTCTGGATGATGGCTTCCTTGTCCCCACATTTGAACAGTTGGCAGCTTTGCAGATAGAGTATGAAG AAAACGTGGACTTGAATGACGTCCTGGTGCCAAAGCCGTTCTCTCAGTTCTGGCAGCCCCTGCTCAGGGGCCTGCACTCCCAGAACTTCACGCAGGCCCTATTGGAGAGGATGCTCTCTGAACTGCCAGCCTTGGGGATCAGCGGGATCCGGCCTACCTACATCCTCAGATGGACCGTTGAACTGATCGTGGCCAACACCAAGACTG gaCGGAATGCTCGCCGATTTTCTGCAGGCCAGTGGGAAGCAAGAAGGGGCTGGAGGCTGTTCAACTGCTCCGCCTCCCTTGACTGGCCCCGGATGGTTGAGTCCTGCTTGGGCTCACCTTGCTGGGCCAGCCCCCAACTCCTTCGGAT CATCTTCAAAGCCATGGGGCAGGGCCTGCCAGACGAGGAGCAGGAGAAGCTGCTGCGCATCTGTTCCATTTATACCCAGAGTGGAGAAAACAGCCTGGTGCAGGAGGGCTCTGAGGCCTCCCCCATTGGGAAGTCTCCATATACACTAGACAGCCTGTATTGGAGCATCAAACCAGCCAGCTCCAGCTTCGGGTCTGAAGCAAAGGCCcagcagcaggaggagcaggGCAATGTTAATGATgtcaaggaagaggagaaggaggagaacgAGGTCTTGCCAGACCaggtagaggaggaggaagaaaatgatgaccaagtggaggaagaggaggatgaagatgatgatgaagacgatgatgatgaagatgaagaggaagacagaatggaggtggggcctttctCTACAGGGCAAGAGTCCCCCACTGCCGAGAATGCTAGGCTTCTGGCCCAGAAAAGAGGAGCTTTGCAGGGCTCTGCATGGCAGGTTAGCTCAG ACGTGCGATGGGACACATTTCCCCTAGGCCGAATGCCAGGTCAGACCGAGGACCCAGCAGAGCTCATGCTGGAGAATTATGACACCATGTATCTTTTGGACCAGCCTGTGCTAGAGCAGCGGCTGGAACCCTCAACATGCAAGACTGA CACCTTGGGCCTGAGCTGTGGTGTCGGCAGTGGCAACTGcaccaacagcagcagcagcaacttcGAGGGCCTTCTCTGGAGCCAGGGGCAGCTGCATGGGCTCAAAACCGGCCTGCAGCTCTTCTGA
- the LAS1L gene encoding ribosomal biogenesis protein LAS1L isoform X3 codes for MSWESGAGPGLGSQGMDLVWSAWYGKCFKGKGSLPLWAHGIVVAWLSRAEWDQVTVYLFCDDHKLQRYALNRITVWRSRSGNELPLAVASTADLIRCKLLDVTGGLGTDELRLLYGMALVRFVNLISERKTKFAKVPLKCLAQEVNIPDWIVDLRHELTHKKMPHINDCRRGCYFVLDWLQKTYWCRQLENSLRETWELEEFREGIEEEDQEEDKNIVVDDITEQKPEPQDNGKSAESDVKADGDSKGSEEVDSHCKKALSHKELYERARELLVSYEEEQFTVLEKFRYLPKAIKAWNNPSPRVECVLAELKGVTCENREAVLDAFLDDGFLVPTFEQLAALQIEYEENVDLNDVLVPKPFSQFWQPLLRGLHSQNFTQALLERMLSELPALGISGIRPTYILRWTVELIVANTKTGRNARRFSAGQWEARRGWRLFNCSASLDWPRMVESCLGSPCWASPQLLRIIFKAMGQGLPDEEQEKLLRICSIYTQSGENSLVQEGSEASPIGKSPYTLDSLYWSIKPASSSFGSEAKAQQQEEQGNVNDVKEEEKEENEVLPDQVEEEEENDDQVEEEEDEDDDEDDDDEDEEEDRMEVGPFSTGQESPTAENARLLAQKRGALQGSAWQVSSEDVRWDTFPLGRMPGQTEDPAELMLENYDTMYLLDQPVLEQRLEPSTCKTDTLGLSCGVGSGNCTNSSSSNFEGLLWSQGQLHGLKTGLQLF; via the exons ATGTCGTGGGAATCCGGGGCCGGGCCAGGTCTGGGTTCCCAGGGGATGGATCTCGTGTGGAGTGCGTGGTACGGAAAGTGCTTCAAAGGGAAAGGGTCGTTGCCACTCTGGGCCCACGGCATCGTGGTCGCCTGGCTCAGCAGGGCCGAGTGGGACCAGGTGACCGTTTATCTGTTCTGTGACGACCATAAGTTGCAGCGGTACGCGCTTAACCGCATCACGGTGTGGAGGAGCAG GTCAGGCAACGAACTCCCTCTGGCAGTGGCTTCTACTGCTGACCTGATACGCTGTAAGCTCTTGGATGTAACTGGTGGCTTGGGCACTGATGAACTTAGACTGCTCTATGGCATGGCATTGGTCAG GTTTGTGAATCTTATCTCGGAGAGGAAGACAAAGTTTGCCAAGGTCCCCCTCAAGTGTCTGGCTCAAGAG GTAAACATTCCGGATTGGATTGTTGACCTTCGCCATGAGTTGACCCATAAGAAAATGCCCCATATAAATGACTGCCGCAGAG GCTGCTACTTTGTCCTAGATTGGCTCCAGAAGACCTATTGGTGCCGCCAACTGGAGAACAGCCTGAGAGAGACCTGGGAGTTGGAGGAGTTCAGggaagggatagaggaagaggaTCAAGAGGAAGATAAGAACATTGTTGTTGATGACATCACAGAACAGAAACCAGAGCCTCAGGATAATGGGAAAAGTGCGGAGTCAGATGTAAAGGCCGATGGAGACAGCAAAGGCAGCGAAGAGGTGGATTCTCATTGCAAAAAGGCCCTGAGTCATAAAGAGCTATATG AAAGAGCCCGAGAACTGCTGGTATCATATGAAGAGGAGCAGTTTACG GTGCTGGAGAAATTTAGGTATTTACCTAAGGCCATTAAGGCGTGGAATAACCCGTCCCCACGTGTAGAATGTGTCCTGGCAGAGCTCAAGGGCGTTACATGCGAGAACAG GGAGGCTGTGCTGGATGCTTTTCTGGATGATGGCTTCCTTGTCCCCACATTTGAACAGTTGGCAGCTTTGCAGATAGAGTATGAAG AAAACGTGGACTTGAATGACGTCCTGGTGCCAAAGCCGTTCTCTCAGTTCTGGCAGCCCCTGCTCAGGGGCCTGCACTCCCAGAACTTCACGCAGGCCCTATTGGAGAGGATGCTCTCTGAACTGCCAGCCTTGGGGATCAGCGGGATCCGGCCTACCTACATCCTCAGATGGACCGTTGAACTGATCGTGGCCAACACCAAGACTG gaCGGAATGCTCGCCGATTTTCTGCAGGCCAGTGGGAAGCAAGAAGGGGCTGGAGGCTGTTCAACTGCTCCGCCTCCCTTGACTGGCCCCGGATGGTTGAGTCCTGCTTGGGCTCACCTTGCTGGGCCAGCCCCCAACTCCTTCGGAT CATCTTCAAAGCCATGGGGCAGGGCCTGCCAGACGAGGAGCAGGAGAAGCTGCTGCGCATCTGTTCCATTTATACCCAGAGTGGAGAAAACAGCCTGGTGCAGGAGGGCTCTGAGGCCTCCCCCATTGGGAAGTCTCCATATACACTAGACAGCCTGTATTGGAGCATCAAACCAGCCAGCTCCAGCTTCGGGTCTGAAGCAAAGGCCcagcagcaggaggagcaggGCAATGTTAATGATgtcaaggaagaggagaaggaggagaacgAGGTCTTGCCAGACCaggtagaggaggaggaagaaaatgatgaccaagtggaggaagaggaggatgaagatgatgatgaagacgatgatgatgaagatgaagaggaagacagaatggaggtggggcctttctCTACAGGGCAAGAGTCCCCCACTGCCGAGAATGCTAGGCTTCTGGCCCAGAAAAGAGGAGCTTTGCAGGGCTCTGCATGGCAGGTTAGCTCAG AAGACGTGCGATGGGACACATTTCCCCTAGGCCGAATGCCAGGTCAGACCGAGGACCCAGCAGAGCTCATGCTGGAGAATTATGACACCATGTATCTTTTGGACCAGCCTGTGCTAGAGCAGCGGCTGGAACCCTCAACATGCAAGACTGA CACCTTGGGCCTGAGCTGTGGTGTCGGCAGTGGCAACTGcaccaacagcagcagcagcaacttcGAGGGCCTTCTCTGGAGCCAGGGGCAGCTGCATGGGCTCAAAACCGGCCTGCAGCTCTTCTGA